The segment CTTTCATTTGACTATGCTAGCTACCCCCCATTTGATAGCAACCAAAGGCTGTATAGTTAACACATCTTGTATTGCAAGTAAAAAGCCAAGTACTATGTCACTTTGTTACAATATGTCGAAGGCAGCATTGGACCAATTTACCAAATGCATCGCTTTGGAGCTAGCACCAGACGGCGTAAGAGTTAACTCAATCAACCCTGGCTTTGTTAAGACTAATCTACTGAAAGATATAGGCTTGAGTGAAGAACAATTGGAATTATTCATAAAGAATGTTGTTGGAAACATGCCTCTAAAGAAAGCAGTGGAGAGTGATGAAGTTGCTGCTTTGATTGGCTTTTTAGCAAGCAATAATGCGAAGAGTATAACTGGCTCCTGTTATATTGTTGATGGAGGCAGTATCCTACGTTAAATTAAGTCAGTCAGCATTAATTTGTTCACtcgaaaatatgtataattttattagctaTTACACAATTGTATCATATTTAGTAATCTTAGgaaacatttgaaaaatagTGCCAGAAATATGTAAATGTTCTTCAATTcaagttacaataaaaatctagtcatgaacaaatattttaattcaatagattttttttataactaagtTGCTCCCTaggataaaatgtaaaaattaaataacataaaacaaaaactgcTTTTAAAAAGTCACCAAAAAAGTACAACAAAAGACTTTCCATCTCTATATGGCAATATCTACGTAGCGAATCTGATAGGTAACTAGTTTTTGCTGAATTCCAATGAAATATTCAGTAGCTCGTAAGACCAGAATGATTCCGCCGTCAATCTGATCAACGAACAAAGATTAAGTACACAGACCTAAATGGCACGTGCTATTTGAGGTCTAAGACTAAGAGCAAATAAAGGTTTTAGATAGCTGCCGTACCGGCGGAACATAAAAAGTAGCTAGGGAACCATCAACTATGATGAAAAACATTGTCGTTTGGAATTTAGGTACTccatctgaaaataaatcctCTTGGCATCTTGACAGAGACATGTTCAGTAAATATAGTCAATTTCGTCCCTATgtcgagaaaaaaaaacattaaaatatctacttatttaGGTTTTGTTTAAAGTCGTATCTATTagctacatatattataattaccaTGCGCATACGCAAACGTCGCAAAAGCAAAACACATTTCTTTAACAGTATCATAGCTAATTAAAATACCTCGCAGTCACATACCTTATTAGGTtcagaaattaaaaacaaattaagtgTAAAAACATGATGAACGTAAGTAGGTCCTGCATAGGTTCCTATCCACACCGCAGATCTTACTGAAGACTCGTTAAAACGCGCATAATGTGCATTAATTGTTACACATCAATAAATATGCTTATCTTTACGACTCAAAGAGTTAATTTCAAACCATACTAAAACTTTGTTACATGGTTAACATGTTATCCAGATTGGATTCTCgtgtttttacaatattatgtGAGAACGAACATAGATAGTATATAGTAGACGAAATTTATGAGCATACAATTGAATTTCGCGCTTGATTTGAGCGGGCCGCTTGAAAAATCTATTCGACTCTCAAATTCTGAACGCATCTGTCAAATAATGGCGGGAAAACATAGAGCAGTGTTGCCCGCTTAGGCGAAGGGTCGCCATATGTCAAATGggaaatagttatttatggGCACCATTCACAAATTGCATTCATGGTCGAATTGATATATTGGAatgttttatatgtaaatgtgaACCTAAGATGAATAGCTGCCCCAGAAACTGATACCGGATGATTTAGTTATACGAAGAGTGTTGGCCAAGATCTATATTGGATAACACTCAAGCTTATTCCCATTCATTCAATGAAATATgtgtaagtttgtatgtactAAAGCTTTTATTCTAGCCTACCAACTCTGGTTAAGTAGCTACGAGTAAAATTACGGGAGCgcttacataattttaatatgttgaTGCCTATCTAGACATTGAAGTTGCATAAAAGTTTGTTGAGTAACTAATAACAATAACAGCCATATGATCATGCTATAGTCATGAAGTTATCAATTTCATTTTGAGCTGTTTGTTACAAAGCTTGAGGCTTGCTAAAAAAGCATGTAAGCCATACTAATACCTCTCTGgagaactttattttaatttagtattcATGACATAACCCAAAATTTCCCTCACCGTGAGCATCGGTTGTCAATCAGGGTTCTTATAAAAACCAGAGTCATTGatatatagaaaaatagaCATTGATACATAGCCCCGTAGgtttaatcattttaaataattggaTACCTGGGGTAAGTATTTAGccgttcgaccaccgacgctcaaaCATTAGCAAAGTTGAATAGAAATATCAAGTCACGTTTGCAATACATAAGTAAGTAGTATAGTAGTCAGTTTCAGTCCTAGGCATTGTAAATCATTTACCTTGTTCTCCTAGGAGGTCGATTTCGTGAACGCCAGTGTACCCCGCACGCAAGAACACGACCTAATCCGCTATTCACGATATAAATgacaatacaaaacaaatgtgTCTTGATTTCGCATGATTTCCAATGCTTATTCTTGTTTAGCATTGTTATTTcgtaactatttattattagttgcTTTTCAGCTTAAATATCTTGGGTCATAAGATAATAaagtgtaggtacctaccaattttgaaaactgcACACTATAACCGTTAAGATACAGCAAACTAATTTTATAGCTATGTacgtgaatatttatttttttaagaagataCTATATAAGCTGAAACAATTCATAATATTTctaagtagtttatttttaatgattaagTAACATCTGACACACATTAGTGTCTTTCTATACTGTTAATCCAATCAGTTAAGCCTTTCAACCTTGCAAGTAATAAATTCCCAGAAAGCAAGAAGAATCGCATTCGCACTTATATACACCATCGTAAACACAGAACAGAATTACTCACGGTTTTTTGGAAATTGAATAAACCCACAGAAGTGCAGCTCAACTGATAAGTTTCAGACCGATTTGGTCAGTTTGAAAGGCGATtcggtatttaatttttaaatctgaatCATTATAATTGTCTCAGGTTCCTTTCTAGGAGGCGCGTATCTAATCTAGACAGGTCATACCACATTtccaatttttgtatttaccgCCATGGAGTCACGCGCTCCTTGTGTTGCCGCTTTATTTGGGCTACTTTTTAGTAGCTTGCTGTGACTAAAATAATACCTCTCTCAACATAGCCTACGTAGTAGctaagttatattatttttaaaagcatatTTAGTTtcattgataattttatttataaccctTTTGTTTGAAATACTGTTGTAATAAATGTTGATAATGCGTTCtgttcatattatttatatctacatTACATAgttactaatttaattttttttctgtacatttttCAATGTGTAGTAGATCTTTTATCTAAGACATGGTAACACGAAAAGTGACATATTGGTAATTACCAGGGGGGTGACACTCCATAGTAACTTGACGTTTCGGAAAGATAGAGGTGCCCTCTGGACGTTGTCCCCAAACTAGTATCGAAAGGGATGCCCACAGTAAATCGTTGAGTTTCGAAACTCGATTCCTTCATCATcgatttacaaacaaaataatttttggttGCTTTTCTgctgtattaaatataaataaaataaataaaataatttaaacataatatatatatcacaataatataaatttgatgttttatttctaagaATATgactaaacaaaaaataaacaaatcgattttttataacTGTAATCGAGTTGATCTCGAGCATAACATGGGGGATGTCCCTAAAGTGTTCACAAAATGGCTACTGTTCTGTGCGTATGCGCTTTTCAATAGTATTTTTGTGTATTCTtcatttatttcgtttttttaaCTCCGGTAAGAGCGTCAAGTCGAGCCCTCAGTGTTCCTTCGCCTTACCGTCGAGAATTTCCGAGAGGTTTTGTGTTAGTGCTAAAACTAAATAACGATAGGACGTTTGCGATAAAGAcgcttttcatttatttttagtgtttttCTAGTGTATTTCAATATGCCTAGACTCTGTGCATTTGGGTGTTCGTCCAAGGGTAAGTTCAAACACACATTAGACAAGATTTGTGCATTACCTGTCCCAAACCAAAAACAAGTTCTATGTACATGTTATCTTTTTACGCTATACCTGCTATGAAATTTAGAAGATTGATAACCATTATTATAACCATAATAAAACCCAGAGCACAAAGGGTACTTACTTCTTAGTTTTTGTCACACAATATTAGTTGATGAGTTaggttacttataaaaatttatgaaaaaaaagtttctgTGTTCTCGTTTCAGTCAAATGTACAAATGTTATTCAATgatgatattataataaccaatcactgtttaatattttcaggtACAATAATGCATCGTTTTCCagatgcaaaaaaatatcctgATCGTTTCAAGGCATGGGTCACTCTGGTTGGTGGAAAACTTGTAACGGAAACTGATTTTGAGCATTTTAAGAAGAAGATGGTTTGCGATAAACACTTCACGCAAAACGACAAAAACAGGAACCATCGCTTAAACAATTCAGCAATACCTTCACTTTATTTATCGGGTCAGTTTCAACTCAATTATAATGTACTTTGATATTTCTAGTTCTAAAATGATAAAGAGAATCCGATCATCTATTTGAGACCATTTAATCCATTCCGAATTCAGATTACAAGATCGGAGCAAGTGcttaatttgtttcttttactttttaggGACACCAATGAATGAGAGTGAAAGTGCAAGTGATCAAGTTACTGTAGAAGAGACAACACCCACACTTTGCAGTACTACTACTCATAGCGAAATATTGTTACCTGATAACAtaggtaataaattaatataagttgtatatatatttattaaatagtttatttttttaatattacaaccatttaattatgttttcagGCTCCCGCCATCAATTTTCTATAGCGGAGTATGTTCAAACAGAACACAATTATAGTGTTATCAGCAAAAGTAGAGATGACTCCAGAAAAGGTATGtaatatgatttatatatttttacatcttTTATAATAGTTCCATGTTTATCATCAAGTCACGCaagttatatttgatttaattcaaatatttattctgaAAAAAGGCAATGACAGGCTCTTTTCAATgttcaattgaaaaaaaaaaaattgaataaaatatacacagTCAAATCACACAAATTCAGTAAGCCCcaatgtaagttcgagacttgtgttatgggattctaactcaacaatactatatttcataacatatacatataaaaatacccATCCAAGACCTAGATCAATCAGATCAAGTTCATTTTCCATCATTGCCCGACCATGATTCCGTTACGCCATGGAGGTCGTcgaatttttttatctaatgtATATGATTTGTCAAAGCTTTAAACTACTAGAATTTTGAACGAGACTAagactttaattttaacacaTTGGTTCTTTTCAGTACCATTGAAGGAATCTGTTCGACGAACTTCAAAAGTTTTTCAAAAAGACATCCGTATGCTGCGCTTGGAAATATCACGCTTGCGTAAGAAAACAACAACTTTCAAGGCGAGATTGGCTAATGCAGAAAAACTTGCTGAGAACACTGCATTTCAACAAGTGGCAGAAAAAATGTCGTCAACATCGCAACTATTTATGCATATGCAATtgcaaaatgttaaaaaatcaaaaggaAGGCGTTTCACTATTGAAGAAAAAGTTCTATGTTTGTCATTGTTTAAAAAGAGTCCGAAATGCTATaaacttttacataaatattttactttgccATCCATAAAGGCTATGCAACGATTAATTAGCCAAATAAAAGTATGTCCGGGGATCAAccccataatttttaaaaaactcaAAGCTACTGTACTGGATATACCAGTAAATGACCGTCTTTGCAGTTTAATTTTCGATGAGATGTCATTAACACCACAAGTGTCGTATGATGCACACAAAGATAGTTTGGAAGGGTTTTCCACTAATAAGACGACTGAATTCGCTGACCATGCTCTGGTATTCATGATTAAGGGcatcaaaagtaattttaaacaaccAGTTGCGTATTATTTTacgacaaaattaaataaattagaattaaaaacTGTTATTAAAGAGGTAATTATCAATTGCCAAAATGCAGgcttaattgtaataaataccgTATGTGACCAAAGCACAGTTAATGTAAGTGCAATATCAGACATGGTTAGTGATACaaaagctttatttttaaaaaatggtAAAGAGTGGCGCCATGACGTTATACGCGTTAATAAACGGAACATTATACCACTATATGATGTCCCTCACCTAATTAAAGGTATTcgaaacaatttattaaataaagacaTGTCATATGAAGTGgataatgaaatatatgtaGTAAAGTGggagtattttcaaaaattatatgcAGCAGACACTTCTTATGGGGAATTGAGGTTATTAGATAAAATTACGGAAGAGCACATTAAcccagaaaaaataaataaaatgcggGTAAAATGCGCAACACAAATATTTAGCCACAGCGTTGCTGTGGCTGCAGAACATTTAACCGGTAGGGGCAATTTGCCGATTGAATGTaagcaattaattaaaattaccttaTTATTGGACAATT is part of the Amyelois transitella isolate CPQ chromosome 20, ilAmyTran1.1, whole genome shotgun sequence genome and harbors:
- the LOC106131512 gene encoding meso-2,3-butanediol dehydrogenase-like yields the protein MMDFTDKVVLITGASSGIGAAAAIYFSKQSAKLSLVGRKENNLRKIALYCEKSKGNKPLAITADLTDDGDIKRVIDETIDHYGKLDVLVNNAGIIGMGGIKNTTMETYDNIMATNLRSVFHLTMLATPHLIATKGCIVNTSCIASKKPSTMSLCYNMSKAALDQFTKCIALELAPDGVRVNSINPGFVKTNLLKDIGLSEEQLELFIKNVVGNMPLKKAVESDEVAALIGFLASNNAKSITGSCYIVDGGSILR
- the LOC106142505 gene encoding transposable element P transposase isoform X2, yielding MPRLCAFGCSSKGTIMHRFPDAKKYPDRFKAWVTLVGGKLVTETDFEHFKKKMVCDKHFTQNDKNRNHRLNNSAIPSLYLSGTPMNESESASDQVTVEETTPTLCSTTTHSEILLPDNIGSRHQFSIAEYVQTEHNYSVISKSRDDSRKVPLKESVRRTSKVFQKDIRMLRLEISRLRKKTTTFKARLANAEKLAENTAFQQVAEKMSSTSQLFMHMQLQNVKKSKGRRFTIEEKVLCLSLFKKSPKCYKLLHKYFTLPSIKAMQRLISQIKVCPGINPIIFKKLKATVLDIPVNDRLCSLIFDEMSLTPQVSYDAHKDSLEGFSTNKTTEFADHALVFMIKGIKSNFKQPVAYYFTTKLNKLELKTVIKEVIINCQNAGLIVINTVCDQSTVNVSAISDMVSDTKALFLKNGKEWRHDVIRVNKRNIIPLYDVPHLIKGIRNNLLNKDMSYEVDNEIYVVKWEYFQKLYAADTSYGELRLLDKITEEHINPEKINKMRVKCATQIFSHSVAVAAEHLTGRGNLPIECKQLIKITLLLDNLFDSLNVNSFNPINGKKYKGAVRRNSCHHQLWRNAKQILKTIRFREKKFVGNKIRLTEKVVPSVTNFIKTIEGMEAIWDVLSKKYGFDTLFTRNFNQDPAENFFGNVRSFGGRNNAPNSVAFQGAFKALLLNNYNSPHSNRSNCEEDNNKCLQSLHFFLDKEIIETSDVPTHEGNVFCNEDIFDVVDFNNEIDAGQRNYVCGWVLTKCLKNVAKGCKQCKEDLLDNKNDNESNAFIKAKEYANKKWLCYPNKYTEHCFHEIQNIIISFLKKDAPKTNVKKNICAFINLLVNFPFKCQRHNEVLKEYFTNITLNVVLHSWCRSVNRILSGKIKYEGEDEIKTAAQLYYDKHKHYKNKK
- the LOC106142505 gene encoding uncharacterized protein LOC106142505 isoform X3 — its product is MLFNDDIIITNHCLIFSGTIMHRFPDAKKYPDRFKAWVTLVGGKLVTETDFEHFKKKMVCDKHFTQNDKNRNHRLNNSAIPSLYLSGTPMNESESASDQVTVEETTPTLCSTTTHSEILLPDNIGSRHQFSIAEYVQTEHNYSVISKSRDDSRKVPLKESVRRTSKVFQKDIRMLRLEISRLRKKNVVLHSWCRSVNRILSGKIKYEGEDEIKTAAQLYYDKHKHYKNKK
- the LOC106142505 gene encoding transposable element P transposase isoform X1, with the protein product MLFNDDIIITNHCLIFSGTIMHRFPDAKKYPDRFKAWVTLVGGKLVTETDFEHFKKKMVCDKHFTQNDKNRNHRLNNSAIPSLYLSGTPMNESESASDQVTVEETTPTLCSTTTHSEILLPDNIGSRHQFSIAEYVQTEHNYSVISKSRDDSRKVPLKESVRRTSKVFQKDIRMLRLEISRLRKKTTTFKARLANAEKLAENTAFQQVAEKMSSTSQLFMHMQLQNVKKSKGRRFTIEEKVLCLSLFKKSPKCYKLLHKYFTLPSIKAMQRLISQIKVCPGINPIIFKKLKATVLDIPVNDRLCSLIFDEMSLTPQVSYDAHKDSLEGFSTNKTTEFADHALVFMIKGIKSNFKQPVAYYFTTKLNKLELKTVIKEVIINCQNAGLIVINTVCDQSTVNVSAISDMVSDTKALFLKNGKEWRHDVIRVNKRNIIPLYDVPHLIKGIRNNLLNKDMSYEVDNEIYVVKWEYFQKLYAADTSYGELRLLDKITEEHINPEKINKMRVKCATQIFSHSVAVAAEHLTGRGNLPIECKQLIKITLLLDNLFDSLNVNSFNPINGKKYKGAVRRNSCHHQLWRNAKQILKTIRFREKKFVGNKIRLTEKVVPSVTNFIKTIEGMEAIWDVLSKKYGFDTLFTRNFNQDPAENFFGNVRSFGGRNNAPNSVAFQGAFKALLLNNYNSPHSNRSNCEEDNNKCLQSLHFFLDKEIIETSDVPTHEGNVFCNEDIFDVVDFNNEIDAGQRNYVCGWVLTKCLKNVAKGCKQCKEDLLDNKNDNESNAFIKAKEYANKKWLCYPNKYTEHCFHEIQNIIISFLKKDAPKTNVKKNICAFINLLVNFPFKCQRHNEVLKEYFTNITLNVVLHSWCRSVNRILSGKIKYEGEDEIKTAAQLYYDKHKHYKNKK